In bacterium, the following are encoded in one genomic region:
- a CDS encoding DUF2334 domain-containing protein produces the protein MGAKYVIRLDDICPTMNWDNFLKLESIFRKYNVKPIIGVVPDNVDKKLMVQLPLENFWSIIKGLLQEGWVVAQHGYQHKYINQEGGLLKISRQSEFAGCSYDEQLIKIRAGKEILERELDTKIEWWMAPAHSFDEQTCNALREVGFKYITDGIAVYPFKKFGLIWVPQQLWRPRKKLIGVWTICVHPNTIDDIYIQQLEFFIRKNINNIHTDYAKLVVSGNSNIINKVYRYFWTIGFRLYKLLIKKT, from the coding sequence ATGGGCGCTAAGTACGTTATTCGTTTAGATGACATTTGTCCCACAATGAACTGGGATAATTTCCTAAAACTAGAAAGTATTTTTAGAAAATATAATGTCAAACCAATTATTGGCGTCGTGCCGGATAATGTGGATAAAAAATTAATGGTACAACTGCCATTGGAAAATTTTTGGTCCATAATTAAGGGATTATTGCAAGAAGGATGGGTGGTCGCCCAGCATGGTTATCAGCATAAATACATTAATCAAGAAGGAGGCCTACTAAAAATTAGCAGACAAAGTGAATTTGCTGGCTGTTCTTACGATGAACAACTGATCAAAATACGGGCCGGTAAAGAAATATTGGAACGCGAATTAGACACAAAGATTGAATGGTGGATGGCTCCGGCACACAGTTTTGACGAACAAACTTGTAACGCGTTAAGAGAGGTGGGATTTAAATACATAACGGATGGAATTGCAGTGTATCCTTTTAAGAAGTTTGGTCTTATTTGGGTACCGCAGCAATTATGGAGACCCAGGAAGAAACTGATTGGTGTGTGGACAATATGTGTGCATCCGAACACAATAGATGATATTTACATACAACAACTGGAATTTTTTATCAGGAAAAATATAAATAATATTCACACTGATTATGCAAAGTTAGTTGTTAGCGGTAATAGTAATATAATAAATAAGGTATACAGATATTTTTGGACCATAGGGTTTAGATTATATAAACTTTTAATCAAAAAAACATGA
- a CDS encoding zinc-binding dehydrogenase, whose amino-acid sequence MAKIIRGSGLYRRLLLVYSMKTRAAVLYRLNEPLVIEEIEVPELRKGQVLVKVLYSGICGSQRNEIRGYKGTDKYLPHLMGHEASGIVQKIGSGVKKVKNGDYVVLSWIKGRGIDVPSSTYSKDQILLNAGAITTLGEYTVVSENRVFKISKNISPDVAALLGCAVPTGAGAVINTLKAQKGSSIAIFGVGGIGAAAIMAAKMTGCKFIIAIDITDQKLLFAKKIGATHTINASKGDTLSQIQNILPKGVDYALEAAGTKETMETAFAALQSHGILAIAGNVKDGIKIELTPFEFIKGKKVIGTWGGDTIPERDLLIYTKAFRSGILPLEKLITHCFSFYKINEAFSELATGKAGRILIKF is encoded by the coding sequence ATGGCAAAAATTATTCGCGGAAGTGGGCTATACCGGCGACTACTACTGGTTTATTCCATGAAAACCAGGGCGGCTGTTCTCTATAGACTTAACGAACCCCTCGTCATCGAGGAAATAGAAGTCCCAGAACTAAGAAAAGGACAAGTTCTTGTAAAAGTGCTTTATAGTGGCATTTGCGGCAGCCAACGCAACGAAATACGCGGTTATAAAGGTACAGATAAATATCTTCCCCATTTAATGGGACATGAAGCATCGGGAATTGTGCAAAAAATCGGTTCTGGCGTTAAAAAAGTCAAAAACGGTGATTATGTTGTTCTAAGCTGGATAAAAGGACGTGGAATCGACGTACCTTCGTCAACCTACTCAAAAGACCAAATTTTGCTAAATGCCGGTGCTATTACGACGCTTGGCGAGTATACAGTTGTTTCAGAAAATCGTGTTTTCAAGATTTCAAAAAATATCTCACCCGACGTTGCCGCACTTTTAGGGTGCGCCGTACCAACAGGTGCGGGGGCGGTAATTAACACGTTAAAAGCTCAAAAAGGATCGTCTATTGCAATATTTGGCGTGGGTGGAATAGGCGCCGCGGCAATTATGGCGGCAAAAATGACGGGGTGTAAGTTTATTATTGCTATCGATATCACAGATCAAAAATTATTATTTGCAAAAAAAATCGGAGCCACGCATACCATTAACGCAAGCAAGGGCGACACATTATCACAAATACAAAACATTCTACCCAAAGGAGTTGATTATGCATTAGAAGCAGCCGGCACAAAAGAGACAATGGAAACAGCTTTTGCGGCTCTTCAATCGCATGGCATACTGGCTATTGCTGGTAATGTAAAGGATGGTATTAAAATCGAACTTACACCTTTCGAATTTATAAAGGGTAAAAAAGTCATCGGAACTTGGGGAGGCGACACAATACCTGAACGTGACTTACTTATCTATACAAAAGCCTTTCGGAGTGGGATCCTTCCGCTCGAAAAACTAATCACACACTGTTTCTCTTTTTATAAAATAAACGAAGCCTTCTCCGAACTCGCTACGGGAAAAGCGGGACGTATACTAATAAAATTCTAG
- a CDS encoding glycosyltransferase: MKNYSIMRVCAAKPYLFSFNKYFNEKSTNSKDYASTLSAFQTSGFLTPGSWSTHIQNLGNQAIDVVPDFTLLQEQWIQENAGLTTFSKKYSLTDIFLMQIKYYRPDIIYFERGGFLTITHALRKNIKQLFPFVKIITGLWGDELNGNHQYSDFNDLDLIFCTYPALKYSFEKIGIHSHLNHLCFDDTLSERIIPNNVSHKKNDFIFPGTTGYGIDEHRDRYFDLKELLNKTPLQIWTKEETLSLKTNLIRSAASLLTHLDLNTLNFFLSLKISRHDERIGHLIGYSIRKKQDPSGSCLFNWKKHKPLSSLYPERCFPPRFGMDYFELIYNSRIVFNRHRVDKTEFANIRTFETTGMGACLLTDRANEAASLFEKDREIVSYESIPEAIEKVNFLLHDEKQRQAIADAGKRRTLRDHTAQNRCLKIHEVFVSL; encoded by the coding sequence ATGAAGAATTATTCTATCATGCGCGTCTGTGCGGCAAAACCATACCTATTTTCATTTAACAAATACTTTAACGAAAAAAGTACCAACTCAAAGGATTATGCTAGCACTCTATCTGCTTTTCAAACATCCGGTTTTTTAACACCAGGTAGCTGGTCAACTCATATACAAAATCTTGGTAATCAAGCAATTGACGTCGTTCCAGATTTTACACTTTTACAAGAGCAATGGATACAAGAAAACGCCGGATTAACTACTTTTTCTAAAAAATATTCTTTGACCGATATTTTTCTTATGCAAATCAAATACTATCGTCCTGACATTATTTATTTTGAAAGAGGCGGTTTTCTCACGATCACACATGCACTTAGAAAAAACATTAAACAACTATTCCCGTTTGTAAAAATTATTACGGGCTTGTGGGGTGACGAGTTGAACGGAAATCATCAATATTCCGACTTCAATGATCTCGACCTGATTTTTTGTACCTACCCAGCCCTAAAATACTCTTTCGAAAAAATCGGCATACACAGTCATTTAAATCATTTATGTTTTGATGATACGCTTAGTGAACGTATAATCCCAAATAATGTTTCACACAAAAAAAATGATTTTATTTTCCCAGGAACAACTGGCTATGGAATCGACGAGCATAGAGATCGATACTTTGATCTAAAAGAACTACTCAACAAAACACCGCTGCAAATCTGGACTAAAGAAGAAACACTTTCATTAAAAACAAATTTAATTCGCTCAGCCGCCTCTTTACTAACACATCTTGACCTGAACACCCTCAATTTTTTTCTATCATTAAAAATTTCACGACACGATGAACGAATCGGACACCTCATTGGTTATTCAATCCGCAAAAAACAAGATCCGTCCGGTTCTTGTTTATTTAACTGGAAAAAACACAAACCCTTAAGTTCTCTTTATCCGGAACGTTGTTTTCCCCCTCGTTTTGGTATGGATTATTTCGAACTTATTTATAATTCCCGCATTGTTTTTAACAGACATCGTGTTGATAAAACAGAATTCGCCAATATTAGAACTTTTGAAACCACTGGAATGGGTGCCTGTTTATTAACAGACAGAGCAAACGAAGCTGCCTCGCTTTTTGAAAAAGACAGAGAAATCGTAAGTTATGAATCTATCCCCGAAGCAATTGAGAAAGTTAATTTTTTACTACACGATGAAAAACAAAGGCAGGCAATTGCCGATGCGGGAAAAAGAAGAACACTACGAGATCATACGGCACAAAATCGCTGCCTAAAAATACACGAAGTTTTCGTGTCATTATAG
- a CDS encoding ABC transporter ATP-binding protein yields MEPIISAEKIAKRYKIGEHREMYHTLSDSLLHTIKKPLNYLKSGFKNQNKKTEDFWALKDISFSIARGEAVGIIGRNGAGKSTLLKILSRITDPTYGQIIMRGRVASLLEVGTGFHPELTGRENIYLNGSVLGMKKREIDKKFDEIVEFAEITKFIDTPIKRYSSGMYTRLAFAVAANLDPEILVVDEVLSVGDIEFQKKCLGKMDNIAANGRTVIYVSHQLESLALLCNRCLLLDKGELIADGASRKIIDLYISRIKNSLSVSLNDRHDRKGRGGIRFTETWVENGSNRRVTQVISGENMKIVALYNQRDEIDASNFSFSFCVFTAHNTLLTNFNTLATLGNDHLKTIPRHGKIECIIPQLGLNSGDFYYSLLVTTRSGEEVEDYILQAGMFSVEPGDYFGTGHIAGKQNLIVADHSWKINGYEN; encoded by the coding sequence ATGGAACCAATTATTTCCGCTGAAAAAATCGCAAAACGATACAAAATCGGTGAACACCGTGAAATGTATCACACCCTAAGCGATTCACTATTGCACACAATTAAAAAACCTCTTAATTACCTAAAAAGCGGTTTCAAAAACCAAAATAAAAAAACTGAAGATTTTTGGGCACTTAAAGACATCTCGTTTTCAATCGCACGCGGAGAAGCTGTCGGTATTATTGGTCGCAATGGCGCCGGTAAAAGTACTTTACTAAAGATACTAAGTAGAATTACCGATCCCACTTACGGACAAATCATTATGCGCGGAAGAGTCGCCAGTTTATTGGAAGTCGGAACAGGGTTTCATCCGGAGTTAACCGGACGGGAAAATATATATCTCAATGGTTCGGTATTGGGCATGAAAAAACGGGAAATTGATAAAAAATTTGATGAAATCGTTGAATTTGCTGAAATAACTAAATTTATTGACACCCCCATTAAAAGATATTCGAGCGGTATGTATACGCGCTTAGCTTTTGCGGTTGCCGCCAACCTTGACCCCGAAATCCTCGTAGTAGACGAGGTTTTGTCTGTTGGTGACATTGAGTTCCAAAAAAAATGTCTGGGAAAAATGGATAATATTGCCGCCAACGGACGCACTGTAATTTATGTAAGCCATCAATTAGAAAGTTTGGCACTGCTATGCAATAGGTGCCTTCTGCTTGACAAAGGCGAATTAATTGCTGACGGAGCATCACGAAAAATAATAGATTTATATATTTCGAGAATAAAAAACTCGCTTTCTGTAAGTTTGAATGATCGTCACGACCGCAAAGGCCGTGGCGGAATTCGTTTTACTGAAACCTGGGTTGAAAACGGATCCAATAGAAGAGTAACGCAAGTGATATCAGGAGAAAACATGAAAATCGTCGCTCTGTATAACCAGCGAGATGAAATAGACGCTTCAAATTTTTCATTCAGTTTTTGCGTTTTTACCGCACACAATACTTTACTTACCAACTTTAATACTCTTGCTACCTTAGGCAATGATCATTTAAAAACGATCCCGCGTCATGGCAAAATTGAGTGTATTATTCCTCAACTAGGATTGAATAGTGGGGATTTTTATTACAGTTTACTTGTTACCACAAGATCTGGAGAGGAGGTTGAAGACTATATCCTTCAGGCCGGAATGTTTTCTGTTGAGCCGGGAGACTACTTTGGAACCGGCCACATTGCGGGCAAACAAAACCTAATCGTCGCCGATCATTCATGGAAGATCAATGGTTATGAAAATTGA
- a CDS encoding glycosyltransferase, with amino-acid sequence MSIIHPKPTLGIFMPNYNDATTIGRAIEAIMRQSTPPDKFLIIDDCSTDNSIITINTYINKYPQIKLIRHNKNKGVLASLQEGWQSLDTDYVYGASANDYVLPGFFEQAINLVYQYPKAGIVFGDMVTVNEKDEKISIASVRKWKTARFAPPTVYLTECLEIEPPSHSWSASTIYRRSALQEIAGFPLELGPCSDIFAIRAIGLKHGVCYSSEKAVAWRLVEKSFSGGLRYDIKQYFSSLKLATQKMRTGFYRDIFPEKYVHKWHRRYRLYIFARYIISFVL; translated from the coding sequence ATGTCTATTATTCATCCTAAGCCAACGCTCGGGATTTTTATGCCCAATTACAACGACGCGACGACAATTGGACGCGCCATTGAAGCAATTATGAGGCAATCAACCCCCCCTGACAAATTTCTGATAATTGATGACTGTTCAACCGATAACAGTATCATCACTATCAATACATATATCAATAAATATCCTCAAATTAAGTTGATACGCCACAATAAAAACAAGGGGGTGTTAGCATCTCTGCAGGAAGGTTGGCAGTCACTCGACACGGATTATGTTTACGGTGCATCTGCCAATGACTATGTATTACCCGGTTTTTTTGAGCAAGCGATAAATTTGGTTTATCAATATCCGAAGGCAGGTATCGTTTTCGGCGATATGGTTACCGTTAACGAAAAGGATGAAAAAATAAGTATCGCATCAGTCCGCAAATGGAAAACTGCACGCTTTGCGCCACCCACTGTATATTTAACAGAATGCTTGGAAATAGAACCACCCTCGCATTCATGGAGTGCCTCAACGATTTATCGACGATCGGCCCTACAAGAAATAGCTGGTTTCCCTTTAGAATTAGGCCCATGCAGTGATATTTTTGCAATACGAGCCATAGGTTTAAAACATGGCGTGTGTTACTCTTCGGAAAAAGCGGTTGCTTGGCGGTTAGTGGAAAAAAGTTTTTCAGGCGGGCTAAGATATGACATAAAACAATATTTTAGCAGTTTAAAACTGGCAACCCAAAAAATGCGAACTGGGTTTTATAGAGATATTTTTCCTGAAAAATACGTACATAAATGGCATCGTCGATATCGATTATACATCTTCGCAAGATACATTATCAGTTTTGTTTTATGA
- a CDS encoding PfkB family carbohydrate kinase: MTNQDLEEKIKDFDQIAGITDSLRQQNKKIVHCHGVFDLVHPGHIKHFQSAKKFGDVLIVSLTADEFVKRGPGRPIFNQIIRAETLAALSVIDFVVVVNEATAENIIKQVRPNFYAKGPDYKEKSKDVTGQISEDEKNITAIGGKLVITDDQSFSSSKLINNYLDVYSPEQRIFLRDFSQRYTAAIISDEMKKIDNLRILVIGDAIIDEYHYCQPLNKSGKEPIITNKYLSEESFAGGVLATANHVSNICNNVSLLTILGRLNSREQFIRERMHPEIKLNFFYREDAETTTKRRYISDAHNRKLFEICFFNDNPISEKIESDVASYLVTNAKSFDLIIINDFGHGFITPNLINIICNTAKKLALNVQTNSANTGFNLITKYPHADMICIDEMELRYATHDRFSNLSKLVSQTQSTMNCEMLLATRGPKGSLSFSKKHGFMETPALATNVVDPVGAGDAFFAFAAPCYAAGLPHDMVAFIGNAVGAMAVQIVGNRETVKKIDLLKFITRLLNQ, from the coding sequence ATGACCAATCAGGATCTCGAGGAGAAAATTAAAGATTTTGATCAAATAGCCGGAATTACCGACTCGTTAAGACAGCAAAATAAAAAAATTGTGCACTGCCATGGCGTGTTCGACCTGGTTCATCCCGGCCATATTAAACACTTTCAATCCGCAAAAAAGTTCGGAGACGTTCTCATTGTTTCGCTTACGGCAGACGAATTTGTTAAAAGAGGCCCTGGCAGGCCTATTTTCAACCAAATTATTCGCGCTGAAACCCTGGCGGCACTTTCCGTTATTGATTTTGTTGTTGTGGTAAACGAAGCAACGGCAGAAAATATTATAAAACAAGTTCGTCCGAATTTTTACGCCAAAGGACCGGATTACAAAGAAAAATCGAAAGATGTTACTGGACAAATATCTGAAGATGAAAAAAACATAACGGCGATTGGAGGAAAACTTGTTATTACAGACGACCAATCATTCAGCTCATCCAAACTCATCAATAATTATTTGGATGTTTACTCACCCGAACAACGCATCTTCTTGAGAGATTTTTCACAACGTTACACAGCCGCAATAATTTCAGACGAGATGAAAAAAATTGATAATCTTAGGATCCTGGTTATTGGCGACGCAATCATTGATGAATACCACTATTGTCAACCTCTTAATAAATCGGGCAAGGAACCCATTATAACCAACAAGTATCTTTCCGAGGAATCTTTTGCTGGCGGAGTACTAGCAACAGCCAATCACGTGAGCAATATTTGCAATAACGTCTCGCTACTTACCATTCTTGGCAGATTAAACTCCCGAGAACAATTCATTCGCGAAAGAATGCACCCCGAAATTAAACTAAACTTCTTTTATCGCGAGGATGCTGAAACAACAACCAAGAGACGCTATATAAGCGATGCCCACAATCGAAAACTTTTTGAAATTTGTTTTTTTAACGATAACCCGATATCCGAAAAAATCGAGTCCGATGTCGCTTCATATCTTGTCACAAACGCGAAATCATTCGATCTTATAATCATCAACGATTTTGGCCATGGTTTTATCACGCCAAATTTAATTAATATTATTTGTAATACTGCTAAAAAACTCGCACTAAATGTTCAGACTAATAGCGCCAATACCGGTTTCAATCTAATTACGAAATATCCTCACGCAGACATGATCTGCATTGATGAAATGGAATTGAGATACGCCACACATGATCGTTTTAGTAATTTATCCAAACTAGTATCACAAACACAGTCAACAATGAATTGCGAGATGCTTTTAGCGACACGTGGCCCAAAAGGTTCACTTTCCTTTTCAAAAAAACATGGCTTTATGGAAACACCGGCACTGGCCACCAATGTGGTCGACCCAGTCGGTGCTGGAGATGCCTTTTTCGCCTTTGCCGCACCCTGCTATGCCGCTGGCCTACCACACGATATGGTGGCATTCATTGGTAATGCCGTTGGCGCAATGGCCGTACAAATTGTCGGTAACCGCGAAACAGTCAAAAAAATTGACTTGTTAAAATTTATTACACGATTACTAAACCAATAA
- a CDS encoding ABC transporter permease, whose protein sequence is MNNKEKSYYIIKAKRGLAAFDLHELFYYRDLLLFIALRNIKVRYKQTAIGATWAIIQPFLTMVVFSIFFGTLAKIPSDSVPYPIFVYSGLLPWTFFSNVIRFSGTSIIEDERLITKVYFPRIIIPSSVVGVELLDFCISFIILIAMLFYYKISLTLGILLLPLLVIIMIGSALGVGLILSALTVAYRDFRYVVTFLVQLWMFVSPVLYPVTIVPKTWRWLLAFNPMTGVIEGFRSAILNKPFDTPILLISFLSAVILFFVGLLYFRYKERSFADII, encoded by the coding sequence ATGAACAATAAAGAAAAAAGTTACTATATAATAAAAGCTAAACGTGGCCTCGCCGCGTTTGATTTGCACGAGCTGTTTTATTACCGTGATTTACTACTCTTTATTGCTTTACGCAATATTAAGGTACGCTACAAACAAACTGCAATCGGAGCGACATGGGCGATAATACAACCCTTTCTCACAATGGTGGTTTTTAGCATTTTTTTTGGAACTCTAGCAAAAATACCATCAGATTCGGTTCCATATCCAATTTTTGTTTATTCCGGTTTACTTCCTTGGACTTTTTTTTCCAACGTAATCCGTTTTTCAGGCACCAGTATTATCGAAGATGAACGTCTTATTACAAAAGTGTATTTTCCACGCATAATTATTCCATCTTCTGTTGTTGGTGTAGAACTGCTCGATTTCTGTATTTCCTTTATCATCTTAATAGCAATGCTTTTCTATTATAAAATTAGTCTAACTCTTGGCATTTTATTATTACCCCTTCTTGTTATTATTATGATTGGATCCGCTTTAGGTGTTGGACTGATTCTTTCCGCCCTAACAGTCGCCTACAGAGATTTTCGTTATGTTGTTACGTTTCTGGTTCAATTGTGGATGTTCGTCAGTCCTGTTCTCTACCCCGTCACAATCGTACCAAAAACTTGGCGTTGGCTTCTTGCGTTTAACCCAATGACAGGCGTCATCGAGGGTTTTCGTTCGGCAATCCTTAATAAACCATTTGACACCCCCATATTGCTTATTTCTTTCTTAAGCGCCGTGATATTGTTCTTCGTTGGACTCTTGTATTTTCGCTACAAAGAGAGATCCTTTGCCGACATTATTTGA
- a CDS encoding TIGR04372 family glycosyltransferase has translation MKIEINKSFFKKLPSRIIILLMYYFEVTIAPFISKYLFFIYWPFYVFFLKTNYRFLFNIADGVGDNIPVLDNFFRARTLKELNPKIKYIMIRRNNDFCRTIVKLYGNLFAFSSSSNIFYCLILPMLMRYRNITLDAGLSRCKWYLPDREHNSLPPRWQTNQYLVSKKETHQYWIDWYRRRSLTPNFFLLRSHIKEIKFNGSFDTTNKKIALIHIKTDIVNATACVTNPDTYLPAINYLLNNNFFIVFVGREKMPEIFKQYNIYNYANSNEANFQNDLSLFCLAKLAITAGSGISYLADCFNTPCLFLNSWHIFKPPFSESCIQIPTLIADTTGKLLDFVDQANLYHSLPDKYNEIFPKDKFMAINASSEEILTGLKELISSNEKLLPITNEQKLFNQLDPNGWLKYAKSRISQNFLMKHKGLLESSFLKIVN, from the coding sequence ATGAAAATTGAAATTAATAAATCTTTTTTTAAAAAACTACCAAGTCGCATAATTATTTTATTAATGTATTACTTTGAAGTAACTATTGCGCCATTTATTTCAAAATATCTTTTCTTTATTTATTGGCCGTTTTACGTATTCTTTTTAAAAACTAATTATCGTTTTCTATTCAACATTGCGGATGGTGTTGGAGACAATATTCCCGTATTAGACAATTTTTTTCGTGCACGCACTTTAAAAGAACTGAATCCAAAAATTAAATATATTATGATTAGAAGAAATAATGATTTTTGTCGTACTATTGTTAAACTGTATGGTAATCTTTTTGCTTTTTCTTCCTCATCTAATATTTTTTATTGTTTGATCTTGCCGATGCTTATGCGCTACAGAAATATCACACTAGACGCTGGGCTCTCTCGCTGTAAGTGGTATTTACCTGATCGCGAGCACAATTCTTTGCCACCTCGTTGGCAAACTAATCAATATCTAGTTTCAAAAAAAGAAACTCATCAATATTGGATTGATTGGTACAGAAGACGTTCATTAACCCCCAATTTTTTTTTATTAAGATCCCACATCAAGGAAATAAAATTTAACGGCTCTTTTGATACGACAAATAAGAAGATCGCCCTCATTCACATTAAAACAGACATTGTTAACGCGACAGCTTGCGTGACCAACCCTGATACGTATTTACCAGCTATCAATTATTTATTAAATAATAACTTTTTTATAGTATTTGTCGGTCGCGAAAAAATGCCGGAAATTTTTAAACAATATAATATCTACAACTACGCCAATTCCAACGAAGCGAACTTTCAAAACGACCTCTCCCTTTTTTGTCTGGCCAAACTAGCCATTACGGCCGGTTCTGGTATTTCTTATTTGGCGGATTGCTTTAATACTCCTTGTCTTTTTCTTAATTCGTGGCATATTTTTAAGCCCCCATTTTCAGAATCATGTATTCAAATACCGACATTAATCGCCGATACTACAGGCAAATTGCTTGACTTTGTCGACCAAGCCAATCTTTATCATAGTTTACCAGATAAATACAATGAAATTTTTCCAAAAGATAAATTCATGGCTATTAACGCTTCATCAGAAGAGATTTTAACCGGTCTAAAAGAACTTATTTCTTCTAACGAAAAATTATTACCAATCACAAATGAACAAAAACTTTTTAATCAATTAGATCCAAATGGCTGGTTAAAATACGCAAAATCTCGTATTAGCCAAAATTTTTTAATGAAACACAAGGGACTTCTGGAATCTTCCTTTCTTAAAATAGTTAACTAA
- a CDS encoding FkbM family methyltransferase, translating to MNTKKIRTVLGKTWDTIKGPAKKFYSQDGEDAILARVFENQKKGFFVDIGAYHPKKISNTYLFYKKGWRGINVDANESTIQKFKTCRRRDVNLHFAVGKNTGVTNFYRFNGSHGAINTLDSNMAEFRKNQGYNFDRIISVNETTLENIFFQHLPPDTTIDFLSIDIEGGELNALSSNNWEKYRPKIIVAECLGPEGRGNLPLTEVLNDELTRFLVGQAYIPFAKTVNSVFFFDQSAQ from the coding sequence ATGAATACAAAAAAAATTAGAACAGTGCTTGGAAAAACATGGGATACTATAAAAGGTCCTGCCAAAAAGTTTTATTCCCAAGACGGTGAAGATGCGATTTTAGCACGAGTTTTTGAAAATCAGAAGAAGGGTTTTTTTGTAGATATTGGCGCTTATCACCCCAAAAAAATATCAAATACGTATTTATTTTATAAAAAAGGATGGCGAGGCATCAATGTTGATGCAAATGAATCAACTATCCAGAAGTTCAAAACCTGCCGTCGGCGTGACGTTAATTTGCATTTTGCAGTTGGAAAAAACACGGGCGTGACGAATTTTTATCGGTTTAATGGAAGCCATGGAGCAATAAACACTCTTGATAGTAATATGGCCGAATTTCGCAAAAACCAGGGATACAATTTTGATCGTATTATCAGCGTTAATGAGACAACATTGGAAAATATTTTTTTTCAACATCTGCCACCAGACACCACAATCGACTTTCTTTCCATCGATATTGAGGGGGGAGAACTAAACGCTCTTTCTTCAAACAATTGGGAGAAATATCGACCAAAAATAATTGTCGCCGAATGCCTTGGACCGGAAGGCCGTGGAAACTTGCCGCTAACTGAAGTTTTAAACGATGAACTTACCAGGTTTCTTGTTGGCCAAGCCTACATTCCATTTGCTAAAACCGTAAATTCAGTCTTCTTTTTTGATCAATCCGCTCAATGA
- a CDS encoding class I SAM-dependent methyltransferase: MLNYLEKEIKDGITVADLGCGTFIHTKHMGMAARVYAVDINREMLDYGMPKIETIKEKVTVLCESGTKTSIPSDSCNLVWIDGLSEFINLSDLFIEVRRILKKDGKFIILYPNLLHPENIIVVAYYWFLNRDGKKYRTIYEFKKTGIANGFGLIDFQSTAVFIYLPGFIQKYLLGLWGFMTKLYQPFQKKFPIGNNIICTFVKR; the protein is encoded by the coding sequence TTGTTAAATTACTTAGAAAAAGAAATAAAAGACGGGATCACCGTTGCAGATTTAGGTTGTGGGACGTTTATTCATACAAAACATATGGGTATGGCCGCACGTGTTTACGCAGTCGATATTAATCGCGAAATGTTAGATTATGGAATGCCAAAAATCGAGACGATTAAAGAAAAGGTAACTGTGCTTTGCGAAAGTGGAACCAAAACCAGTATTCCCTCCGATTCTTGTAATTTGGTTTGGATTGATGGTTTGTCTGAATTTATAAATTTGTCTGATCTTTTTATTGAGGTGAGAAGAATTTTAAAAAAAGACGGAAAGTTTATAATTTTATATCCAAACTTGTTGCATCCAGAAAATATTATTGTGGTCGCTTATTATTGGTTTCTAAACCGCGACGGAAAAAAATACAGAACTATCTATGAGTTTAAAAAAACCGGTATCGCAAACGGTTTTGGCCTCATTGATTTTCAAAGCACGGCGGTATTTATCTATTTACCGGGATTCATTCAAAAATACCTCTTGGGACTATGGGGATTTATGACAAAACTATATCAGCCATTTCAGAAAAAGTTTCCAATTGGAAATAATATCATTTGCACCTTTGTTAAAAGATAA